The genomic interval GAGATGTATCGCGCCAGTGAGGGCGGCCTGCCGAGGCTGGTTGAGAGTGTTTCCCCCGACGCACGCGCGCGCCTGGCGCTGTTCTGCTATCGCCGCAGCCATCTCCACTCGCTGGCGGTCGCGATTGCCGCAAGCTGCAGCGAGCGCGACCTGGTCGATATCGGCGGCCGTGTCGGCTCGACTCTCTACGCGCTGTCGCGCGAGCGCACGACGAAGGCGACGCCGTCGCTGTCGGGCGGCCGCAAGCCGATCACGCTGTCGACAAAACCGCTCTCGGTACTCGCGCCGCTCGAGGACGATCTCGACGACGCGCTCGACGGCGATCTGGTCGAAGCCGTTCCGGCCTGAGAACCAGAGCGTTTTCAAGCGAAGTGGACACCGGTTCGCGTTAAGAAAACGCGTCAATACAAGAATCTAAAGCCCCGTTCCGATCCCATCGGAATGGGGCTTTAGATTACAGGCAGTCCAAACTTCCGCCGCGCCATCGCGCATTCCGCGTCGCCCGGCATGCAGGTGCGGCACACCTCGGGCCGGACCGTGTAGATGCCGCACGACGTCGAATCACCGATCTTGCCTTGCAGGGCCGAGCAGCGGTCACCATCGCAGCGCATGCCGGATTGCCGTTCGTTGACGAAGGCTACCGGGATTTTTTCCAGCTCCTCGTCGCTCTCGATCGAAAAACGCGGCCAGTTCGCCGAATAGGCGCAGCAGGCTCCGCAGCCCTGGCAGAGCGTCGAGAGATCGGTCGTGGCGTTGTGATCCATGCTGTTCACGTGTCCTTCGGCGGACCCCAGACCAGGCTCTGGCGCCACTTTGCGCGCAGCACGTCGCGCCTTTCAGGATATTTCTCGTCGAGATAGGTGGCATCGACGACGCGATCGGTGCGGAAGCTGCGGAAATCGCTGCGCAGCTCGCACCAGGCCGCGAGCAGGCGCACCGCTTCGAGATAGCCAACCGCGATCGGCCAGATCGTGCGCTGGCTGTCACGGCCCTGCTCGTCGCGATAGCGCAGCGTGATCTTCTTGCCCTCATGGATCTGCGTGCGCGTGCGCACCATGTCCATGCGGTCGGGCTCCCTGTTCCAGCTCGGCCGCGCGCGGCTGGCAGGCTCCAGCACAAACGGGCGCAACCGCTCCGGCACGGTGTCCGCGATCTTGGCCATCAAATCTTCCGCGGCACGCGCCAGCGCCGTATCGGCGTGGCCTGCGACCCATTGCGCGCCGAGCACCGCGGCCTCGATCTCGTCGGGCGTCAGCATCAAGGGCGGCAGGTCAAAACCCTTTTCCAGGATGTAGCCCATGCCGGCTTCGCCGCGGATCGGCACGCGCTGGCCGATCAGCGTGGCGATATCGCGATAGACGGTGCGCTTGGACGTCTCGAGCTCGGCCGCGATCGCGTCCGCGGTCAAAGGCTTACGGCTGCGTCGTAGCACCTGGATGATCTGAAACAGCCGGTCGGCGCGTCTCATGACGATTCTCTTTTCGGCAGTGGCTCAAAATCTGTCGCGCTGATGCTGACAGGATGTTGGCAGCAGGGGGGTTCTATACCGGGACAACGCTTCGAATGAAGAGGATTTGTCCATGTTCACTCCCATCCATCTCGGCATGGCCGGCCCACTGGGGCGGGCGCATCTCTGGGCGCTGGGGCGCCTTGTCTCGTTCGATCTCACGGTCGTCGACCTCCGTTTGGCGCTGATTGCGCTTGTGACGCGTTCGCTGGTCCAGGCGTCCAACGCCCTGGTCCGTCACGTCATGGGCCGCGCCTGGAAGGGGGCCCGGTCCGCAAACGATATCACGGCTGCTGCCACCATGGTGGCAGCAGCCTGGCGCTAGGTTCCAATGCAGCCTTCGAGGATCAGGAGAGCAGAATGATCACGCTTTATGGCTTCGGCACCGGGTTTGGCTTGCCGGAAATCAGCCCCTTCGTCACCAAGACGGAGGTGCAGTTGAAGATGGCAGGACTGCCCTATCGCAAGGAGCGAGCGATGCCCCCCGCCTCGCCGAAGGGGCAGCTGCCGTTCATCGACGATGACGGGGAGGCTGTCGCCGACTCCACCTTCATCCGCGCCCATATCGAGCGCCGCTACGGTTTCGATTTCGACGCCGGCCTGTCGCTGGCCGAGCGCGCGCAGGCATGGGCTTTCGAGCGCATGATCGAGCATCACGTCTATTGGGGCCTGGTCGGCGCGCGCTGGGTCGATCCCGTCAATTTCGCGAAGGGCCCGTCGCACTTCTTCGACGGCGCGCCGGAGCACAGCCGCGAGAAGCTGCGCGAGGATGCGCAATTCCGCGTCGCCGAAAATTATCTCCTCAGCGGTCTCGGCCGCCACGGACCAGATGACGACGTCGAGCTCGCGGTGCGCTCGCTGTTCGCGCTGTCGGTCCAGCTCGGCAACAAATCCTACCTGATGGGTGAAAAACCCGCCGGTGTCGATGCCACCGCCTTCGGCGCGCTCGCAGGGATACTGACCCCGTTTTTCGAATCGAAGCTGCGCGAACGCGCCGAGGAGTTCGCCAACCTCACGGCCTATGTCGACCGCATGATGGGCGAGTACTATCCGGAATTCGCCTGGACCAAGCTGCGGCAGGCGGCCTGAGCGAGTCGCGCGGATTGTGCAAAAGAAAAGAGCCGGCCCGAGGGGCCGGCTCTGATCGTTTCAGGCTCTCGCCGCGTTACCTGACGAGCTTGTACTTGCCGTCCTTCACCGTCAGCAGGATGCGCGAGCGCTCATCGAGCCCGTAGCGATCCTTTTCGGTGAAGTTGTAGACGCCCTGGCTCGCCGCCAATTCCTTTTCGCTGAGCAGGGCCTGGCGGATCGCTTCGCGGAATTCCGGCGTGCCGGGCTTTGCCGTCTTCAGCGCCGTCGGAATGATGCGCTTCAGGATCTCGAAGGCGTCGTAGGAATGGCCGGCGAACTGGCTGCGGCTGTTCGGGCCGTACTTGGCTTCATAGGCCGTATTGAGCGCAAGGCCGGGCTTCTTGGTCGCCGCTTCGTCCGGCTGGTCTTCCGGATCCATCACCGGACCCGACGCCATCAGCACGCCTTCGGCAGCCTTCCCCGCGATGCGGATGAAGTCCATGCTGGCCGCGCCGTGGGTCTGGTAGATCAGGCCCTGATAGCCGCGCTCGCGCAGCTCGGTCTGCGGCAGCGCCGCCGCGGTGCCGGAGGCGCCGACCAGAATCGCGTCGGGATTGGCAGCGACGAGTTTTAGCACCTGTCCGGTCACCGAGGTGTCGGGACGCGCGAAGCGCTCCTCGTCGACGATGGTCATGCCCATCGGCACGGCCTGCGCCTTCAAATCGTTGAACCAGAGGTCGCCATAGGAGTCGGAGTAGCCGATATAGCCAAGGGTCTTGATGCCCTTCGACTTCATGTGATCGTACAGCACCTTGCCGACGATCGGAATCGGCTGCGGCATCGCCACCGACCACTTCATGCGTTCCGGTGTGATCGGGAAGGGCGCCAGACCGAAGTGCGGAATGCCGGCTTCGTTGGCGACGTTCGACACCGCGATCGTCGGCGGCGTCAGCGCCGAGCCCATGATGATGTCGGCCTTGGATTCGGTGACGAAGCGCCGCGCATTGGTGGTCGCGGTGGTCGGGTCGCCGCCGTCATCGAGCACGATCACCTTCAGCGGCACGCCGCCGATTTCCTTCGGCACGAATTCCAGCGCGTTGCGCTCGGGAATGCCGAGCGCGGCACCCGGGCCGGTCGTGGTGGTGGTGATGCCGATGGTGACCTCGGCGGTCTGGCTAAGCGCGGACAGCGCCGGCAGCGCGAGCGAAGCCGCCGCGATCGCGGCCGTCAGATAAAACCGTTTCATCAAATTTCCTCCCTGGGTGTGTTTGTTTGAAAGCAGAAATCGAGCGGGAATTCAGCCCCGTCTTTGGATGGTGCGGCGATTTAGCTCCCCGATCTAATTGCCTATGAATTTGGCTACCATTTCCGCAGGAAACGGTGCCGATTTCAATTTGTCGGGGTTAACGGGATCGCGGCCGACCAGCACGCGGGTCTCGAAGCCCTCGATCGCCAGCGCCTCGCCCTTGTAGACGTTGTGCTTCACCTCGAAGCTCGAGCGCTTGATGCTCTCGATCTTCGTTTCGATGGTGATCCAGTCGCCATAGGTCGAAGGGATGTAGAATTTTGCCCGCGTGTCGACCATGGGGATGCCGACCAGCCCGTACTTCTTGACCAGGTCCTGCTTGGAGAACCCGGCCACCTCGAACAGTGTCGACGTCGAATCGTCGAACATCGCGAAATAGCGTGGGTAATAGACGATGTTGGCGGGGTCGCAGTCGCCCCACTGGATCTGGACGTCGCGCCTGTGAACGAACATGCTGACCTTGCTTACTTCGGCGCCATGCGCAGCGAGCCGTCGAGCCGGACCACTTCGCCGTTCAGATACGCGTTCTCGACCATGTGCAGCGCCAGGGCTGCGAACTCATTGGCATCGCCGAGCCGGCGCGGGAAGGGGATCGCGGCGGCAAGCGAATCCTGCGCTTCCTGCGGCAAATTGGCGAGCAGCGGCGTCAGGAACAGGCCGGGCGCGATGGTGAGGACGCGGACGCCGAACTGCGCGAGCTCGCGCGCGATCGGCAGCGTCATGCCGACGATGCCGCCCTTGGAGGCCGAATAGGCCGACTGGCCGATCTGGCCGTCATAGGCTGCGACGGAGGCGGTGTTGATGATGACGCCGCGCTCGCCGCTTGCTTGCGGCTCGAGCTTCGACATCTCGGTCGCGGCCAGTCGCAGCATGTTGAAGGTGCCGATCAGATTGACCTTGATCACCTTGTCGAAATCGCCGAGCGCCATCGGACCGTCGCGGCCGACGACACGCTTGGCAACGCCGATGCCGGCGCAGTTGACCAGCACGCGGGCCGGGCCGTGAGCCTTTGCGGCAGCCGCAACGGCGGCCTCGGCCGACGCGGCATCGGACACGTCGCAAGCCACGGCGACGCCCTTGATCTCGGCGGCGACGGTTTCCGCGAGTTTTGCATTGAGGTCGCACACCGCGACCTTGGCGCCTTGCGCTGCCAGCCTGCGCGCGGTCGCCGCGCCCAGTCCCGATGCGCCGCCGGTGACGATGGCTGCCTGATCCTTCAACAACATGGCTTTCTCCTTTGGCGGTATCTATTTAGCCGACCGTTATCACGCGGTCCGATGGGTTTGCAGCATAGAGCTCGTCGATCAAGGCGGCGCGATGTTCGAGCACGGCGCGCTGATTGATCGAGCCCTTGTCGGTGACTTCGCCCTTGTCGATCGAGAGCGGTGCATCCAGCAGGATCGCGCGCGTGATCCGCGTGGATGAACCGGTCGCGGTGCCGAGGAAGCTGGTAAGGCGTTCGCGGAAGGCTTCGCGGATCAGCCGGTCGCGGGCGGTGACGACGAGGTCGTCGGCCGGCAGCGTCGGGTTGACCAGGCGGCAGCCGTCGAGATCGAGCAGGACGAGCGCGGAGATCTCATCGCGGTTGATGCCGGCGATCACGACGTCGCGCACCAGCGGCGCGCAGGCCGCGACGAAGCGCGCACGCAGGGGGCCGACGCTGACCCAGGTGCCGCTGGCGAGCTTGAAATCCTCGCTGACGCGGCCGTCGAAATCGAAGCCGGCGTTGAAATCATCGGGATCGGCAGGCTTGAGCGCATCGCCGAGCTTGTAAAAACCTTCCTCATCGAACGACTTTGCGGTGATCTCGGGCTGCCGCCAGTAGCCGGGCATGACGTTCGGCCCCTTGGCGCGCACTTCCATCTTGCCGTTGTTCGGAACGAGTTTTGCGTCGTTGCCCGACACCGGAAGTCCGACATGTCCGGAGCGGCTGGTGTGCGGATTGACCGACATGAAGAATGGCGCGGTCTCGGTGGCTCCGAGACCCGTCAGCATCGGCACGCGGTAGCCTTTCTCTTTCACCGCGAGCTCGTCGAGGCTGTTCCAGACGAAGGGCGACAGCGCCGCGCCCGAGAAGAACATCGCGTGCAGCCGGTCGAAGAATTTTGCGCGCAGGCCCTGGTCGTCGCGCAAGTACGGCAGCAGCGACTCGTAGCCCTTGGGGACGTTGAAGTAGACGGTCGGCGAAATCTCCTGGAGATTGCGCACCGTCTCCTCGATGCCACCCGGCACCGGCTTGCCGGCGTCGAGATACATCGAGCCGCCGTTGTAGAGCGTCAGGCCGATATTGTGGTTGCCGCCAAAAGTGTGATTCCAGGGCAGCCAGTCGATGATGACGGGCGGCTCGTCCTTCAGGAAGGCCAGCGTCTCGCGCAGCATCACCTGGTTGGCGCAGATCATGCGCTGGGTGTTGATGACGGCTTTTGGGTTTCCGGTCGAGCCCGACGTCAGCAGGAATTTGGCGATCGTGTCCGGGCCGATCTTGCCGTGGACGTCGTCGAGCGCGGGATGGATCGGCGTCGCCATGAGATCGGCGAGCAGCGTGACGTCACGTCCCGCCACCGTACCGTAGGACGCGGCGATCTCGGTGCCGAGTGAGACGTTGGCGGCGAGCGCGTCGGAAAACTTGTCGGCGTCCTCGGCGAAGACGAGGCCGGGCGTCAACAGATTCATAAGATAGGCGAGCTTGCCGTAGTCCTTCGAGACCAGCGAATAGGCCGGCGAGACCGGGCAGAACGGCACGCCGGCGTAGAACGCGCCGAAGGCGAGCAACGCGTGGTCGATCGAATTGCCGGAGAGGATGACGACGGGCCGCTCTGCGGAGAGCCCGCGCTGGATCAGGCCGGAGGCGATGTGCCTGGAGGAGGCGAGCAGCTCGGCATAGGTGATCTTGCGCCAGCCGCGGCCGCCTTCGCGCTCGGCCATGAAGACGCGGTCCGGCGTGGTCGCCGCCCAGTGATGCAGGCGG from Bradyrhizobium arachidis carries:
- a CDS encoding ABC transporter substrate-binding protein; this encodes MKRFYLTAAIAAASLALPALSALSQTAEVTIGITTTTTGPGAALGIPERNALEFVPKEIGGVPLKVIVLDDGGDPTTATTNARRFVTESKADIIMGSALTPPTIAVSNVANEAGIPHFGLAPFPITPERMKWSVAMPQPIPIVGKVLYDHMKSKGIKTLGYIGYSDSYGDLWFNDLKAQAVPMGMTIVDEERFARPDTSVTGQVLKLVAANPDAILVGASGTAAALPQTELRERGYQGLIYQTHGAASMDFIRIAGKAAEGVLMASGPVMDPEDQPDEAATKKPGLALNTAYEAKYGPNSRSQFAGHSYDAFEILKRIIPTALKTAKPGTPEFREAIRQALLSEKELAASQGVYNFTEKDRYGLDERSRILLTVKDGKYKLVR
- a CDS encoding feruloyl-CoA synthase, translating into MSAQSSASASDRGASTAPLRPISFGTPAVNVERRDDGTIYLRPKQPIGDYPVRLTDRLHHWAATTPDRVFMAEREGGRGWRKITYAELLASSRHIASGLIQRGLSAERPVVILSGNSIDHALLAFGAFYAGVPFCPVSPAYSLVSKDYGKLAYLMNLLTPGLVFAEDADKFSDALAANVSLGTEIAASYGTVAGRDVTLLADLMATPIHPALDDVHGKIGPDTIAKFLLTSGSTGNPKAVINTQRMICANQVMLRETLAFLKDEPPVIIDWLPWNHTFGGNHNIGLTLYNGGSMYLDAGKPVPGGIEETVRNLQEISPTVYFNVPKGYESLLPYLRDDQGLRAKFFDRLHAMFFSGAALSPFVWNSLDELAVKEKGYRVPMLTGLGATETAPFFMSVNPHTSRSGHVGLPVSGNDAKLVPNNGKMEVRAKGPNVMPGYWRQPEITAKSFDEEGFYKLGDALKPADPDDFNAGFDFDGRVSEDFKLASGTWVSVGPLRARFVAACAPLVRDVVIAGINRDEISALVLLDLDGCRLVNPTLPADDLVVTARDRLIREAFRERLTSFLGTATGSSTRITRAILLDAPLSIDKGEVTDKGSINQRAVLEHRAALIDELYAANPSDRVITVG
- a CDS encoding SDR family NAD(P)-dependent oxidoreductase, which produces MLLKDQAAIVTGGASGLGAATARRLAAQGAKVAVCDLNAKLAETVAAEIKGVAVACDVSDAASAEAAVAAAAKAHGPARVLVNCAGIGVAKRVVGRDGPMALGDFDKVIKVNLIGTFNMLRLAATEMSKLEPQASGERGVIINTASVAAYDGQIGQSAYSASKGGIVGMTLPIARELAQFGVRVLTIAPGLFLTPLLANLPQEAQDSLAAAIPFPRRLGDANEFAALALHMVENAYLNGEVVRLDGSLRMAPK
- a CDS encoding thioesterase family protein, whose amino-acid sequence is MFVHRRDVQIQWGDCDPANIVYYPRYFAMFDDSTSTLFEVAGFSKQDLVKKYGLVGIPMVDTRAKFYIPSTYGDWITIETKIESIKRSSFEVKHNVYKGEALAIEGFETRVLVGRDPVNPDKLKSAPFPAEMVAKFIGN
- a CDS encoding YafY family protein, whose translation is MRRADRLFQIIQVLRRSRKPLTADAIAAELETSKRTVYRDIATLIGQRVPIRGEAGMGYILEKGFDLPPLMLTPDEIEAAVLGAQWVAGHADTALARAAEDLMAKIADTVPERLRPFVLEPASRARPSWNREPDRMDMVRTRTQIHEGKKITLRYRDEQGRDSQRTIWPIAVGYLEAVRLLAAWCELRSDFRSFRTDRVVDATYLDEKYPERRDVLRAKWRQSLVWGPPKDT
- a CDS encoding glutathione S-transferase family protein → MITLYGFGTGFGLPEISPFVTKTEVQLKMAGLPYRKERAMPPASPKGQLPFIDDDGEAVADSTFIRAHIERRYGFDFDAGLSLAERAQAWAFERMIEHHVYWGLVGARWVDPVNFAKGPSHFFDGAPEHSREKLREDAQFRVAENYLLSGLGRHGPDDDVELAVRSLFALSVQLGNKSYLMGEKPAGVDATAFGALAGILTPFFESKLRERAEEFANLTAYVDRMMGEYYPEFAWTKLRQAA
- a CDS encoding YkgJ family cysteine cluster protein; the protein is MDHNATTDLSTLCQGCGACCAYSANWPRFSIESDEELEKIPVAFVNERQSGMRCDGDRCSALQGKIGDSTSCGIYTVRPEVCRTCMPGDAECAMARRKFGLPVI